In a genomic window of Styela clava chromosome 7, kaStyClav1.hap1.2, whole genome shotgun sequence:
- the LOC120327727 gene encoding protein MON2 homolog: protein MAHSREKKLIEVLQGDLRSLSNETKKKYPPVKEASESAIMKIRTMSATCGETLGQASYLQSLQKSCADLLQPFLMGCDTKSLTIIQLCLTSIQRLINYEIIDPSLARNVANVLWQVYDQGIEELQLRLLQTTLVLLTSKRSAVAGDILSRALVLCFRLHFTKNEVTNHTAEATIRQVVAVVFDRLLAEDKLRNIEDCNGEPYIPKNSEKYSPPPNTTSAVRDAYMLLQDLCQLVNAESPYWLIGITEMTRTFGLELLEAVLKNYQPIFNKHAEFKFLLKDRVCALVIKLFSPNIKHRQGAPSPPSSTQVQEKPFFPISMRLLRVVSILLKNYLYCLVTESEIFISLLLKFLDSDKPFWQRALAIEVLQQICIEPELLRSFCCVYDMKIHNNKIFRNLVSSLGSFIQNIMAAHSLNTFPTSGDVINGASTFPTAPLIVAPLNLYYKGVSIPLLPIGSIKNSKNLYREMLDKVEPPPVPDGYVLGLAFYAYLDLVEGLASIINSNVLNPELTTPNRTQDVENSEELINVCKEMLETVWCEMLSVLSLLLDSCTDESTAGSVLKCIELCAALCGHLVNVPARDAFITMLCKACLPAHYALPIFNASLAYLPQKIMIGSEQQEVLNSSLQQQVVVMGQSLVTNSSQISVMLTAKNIQCMQGVLNLALCHGSILNTSWQILLTTLQHLVWILGLKPTSGGQMAPNPRSSSEPNTGNNTVLTTAVLTDLPILSSKLSKVFEASKDLDDVALHHLINALCSLSLEAMDAAYNNNIKEPSLFAVAKLLETGLVNMCRIEILWRPVSGHLLEVCQHPNSILREWGAEGVTSLVKSAIGFKHDVSLSENPRMLHMFLHPLKQLSTVSHTDVKQKQLDSTLQILHSSGDILSSGWPDLLYIVESATETSSENLIRTGFRSLQLIVSDFLPSMPCQYLKCCINVVTKFGLQTQDFNISLTAIGLLWSVSDFMFQNSERISENLSKEENSTESPTMEELWLDLFVKISELCMDGRPAVRKSAGQTMFSTISTHGSILVPAAWDKAIWDVLFVLMDNVQNACDSASQERSNNDILMHHSRDTAQKQWQETLVLTLAGLSRIFKLKQNILTDLPRFSKAWEKLFAYLEKAALCNSSEVSGAAMCSFEDVLLSDLSKGLESENTQLWVQAWETWCRIGVSVTKSPSSDVEDLDNVISQSYLTSYVSLFCTLYKHIQSKFSLQNFQDLENVLVGAVTIPVRWDSAAFELPVLSGFHLTPLQDEVIRSINLVQKNISSESDDEMYPAIFRYLLKNVEYASKPPRYGKLSDKILQNGKHKWLCPNCTPFAEYSMGLAVELYKKTACHKSVIQHDVLTLILSALHIPLSKRHNAKTKSTWLLAVDSLMHVMQTGMPVVRQYSQSSYFDKLWDVLYQCIENFLFPVSQTPADLSVEEQATQEKLDVKLVQLLKNEVLPHNSSIPSKFISNIIEMLNKGSSHIVTMNNTDIHVHGARELFRQACFDTLLQFSIITKKSNSKSNDSHNSHSTELTDLSLESLIKQCHTSLLSYLEQDRLTLRYPIPQEQVNDTMRLLQFMDTLLKSLIENPKSADQSFWKQFLDLYPVLVNCISCSSPEFRTWIAKLLLHYNTFIKIEHLCV, encoded by the coding sequence ATGGCCCACAGTCGGGAGAAGAAGTTGATTGAAGTTCTCCAAGGAGACCTTAGGAGCCTGTCTAATGAAACGAAGAAAAAATACCCCCCAGTTAAGGAAGCGTCAGAGTCTGCAATAATGAAGATTCGTACAATGTCAGCCACATGTGGTGAAACTCTTGGGCAAGCAAGTTATCTTCAAAGCTTGCAAAAGTCGTGTGCTGATTTATTGCAACCTTTCCTAATGGGATGTGACACAAAGAGTTTGACAATAATACAGTTATGTCTAACTTCTATACAAAGACTAATAAACTATGAGATTATTGATCCATCTTTAGCTAGAAATGTTGCGAATGTTTTGTGGCAAGTGTATGATCAGGGTATTGAGGAGTTGCAGTTACGACTGCTACAAACAACTTTAGTGTTACTCACAAGCAAGAGAAGTGCTGTGGCGGGTGATATTTTATCTCGAGCTCTCGTTCTGTGCTTTCGACTACACTTCACTAAAAATGAGGTGACCAATCATACTGCTGAAGCAACAATTCGTCAGGTGGTGGCAGTGGTTTTTGACAGATTATTAGCAGAAGATAAACTAAGAAACATTGAAGATTGTAATGGAGAACCATATATACCTAAGAATTCAGAAAAATATAGTCCACCTCCAAATACCACTTCAGCAGTTAGAGATGCATACATGTTACTTCAAGACTTATGCCAACTTGTGAATGCGGAAAGTCCTTACTGGTTGATTGGGATAACAGAAATGACCCGTACATTTGGACTTGAACTGCTAGAAGCAGTTCTTAAGAACTATCAACCTATTTTCAATAAACATGCAGAATTCAAATTTCTGCTTAAGGATCGAGTTTGTGCTCTGGTTATTAAATTATTCTCACCAAATATCAAACACAGGCAAGGAGCTCCTTCTCCGCCATCCTCAACACAAGTTCAGGAAAAAcctttttttccaatttcaatGAGACTACTTCGAGTGGTGTCAATATTGCTGAAAAATTATCTCTATTGCCTTGTAACAGaaagtgaaatttttatttcattgcttTTAAAATTTCTTGACAGCGATAAACCGTTTTGGCAGAGAGCCTTAGCAATTGAGGTTTTACAGCAAATTTGCATAGAGCCTGAACTTCTAAGATCATTTTGTTGTGTTTATGATATGAAAATACATAACAATAAGATTTTTCGTAATTTGGTATCTTCCCTTGGTTCTTTCATACAAAACATCATGGCAGCACATTCATTGAACACCTTTCCTACAAGCGGTGATGTTATCAATGGAGCTTCAACCTTTCCAACAGCTCCACTTATAGTGGCACCTTTAAATCTATATTACAAAGGAGTATCAATACCATTGTTGCCGATTGGTTCCATAAAGAACAGTAAGAACTTGTATAGAGAAATGTTGGATAAAGTTGAACCACCACCTGTACCAGATGGCTATGTGTTGGGATTGGCTTTTTATGCGTACTTAGATCTTGTTGAGGGGCTTGCTTCAATCATTAATTCTAATGTTTTAAATCCTGAGTTAACGACGCCTAATAGGACACAAGATGTAGAAAACTCTGAAGAATTGATCAACGTTTGTAAAGAAATGCTGGAGACTGTTTGGTGTGAAATGCTGTCTGTTTTGTCATTATTACTTGATTCCTGCACAGATGAATCAACCGCAGGCTCCGTTTTGAAGTGTATTGAGTTGTGTGCGGCACTATGTGGTCATCTAGTAAATGTGCCTGCTAGGGATGCGTTCATAACCATGTTATGTAAAGCATGTCTTCCAGCACATTATGCACTGCCAATTTTTAATGCATCTCTTGCCTATCTGCCTCAAAAAATAATGATTGGTTCAGAACAGCAAGAAGTTCTCAATAGTAGTCTTCAGCAACAAGTAGTTGTAATGGGACAATCACTTGTGACTAACAGCAGTCAAATATCTGTGATGCTGACTGCAAAAAATATACAGTGCATGCAAGGAGTGTTAAATTTGGCTTTGTGCCATGGGTCTATATTGAACACATCGTGGCAAATACTTTTAACAACTTTACAACACCTTGTTTGGATATTGGGTTTGAAACCAACATCTGGTGGTCAAATGGCACCAAATCCCAGATCATCAAGTGAACCCAACACAGGGAACAATACCGTTCTCACTACGGCTGTGCTGACAGACTTGCCAATATTATCATCTAAACTCAGCAAAGTTTTTGAAGCATCAAAAGACCTTGATGATGTTGCATTGCATCATCTAATAAATGCCCTGTGTTCTCTTTCACTTGAAGCGATGGATGCGgcatataataacaatattaaaGAACCTAGTCTATTTGCAGTTGCCAAACTGTTGGAGACAGGTTTAGTAAATATGTGTCGCATTGAGATTCTGTGGAGACCAGTATCTGGGCACCTCCTGGAAGTATGTCAGCATCCAAATTCTATATTGAGAGAATGGGGTGCAGAAGGTGTGACGTCTTTAGTAAAATCAGCCATAGGATTTAAGCATGATGTTTCATTAAGTGAGAATCCTAGAATGCTGCATATGTTTCTGCATCCACTCAAACAATTGAGCACAGTTAGTCACACAGATGTTAAGCAAAAGCAATTGGATAGCACTCTACAAATTCTCCATTCATCCGGAGATATTTTATCATCTGGCTGGCCTGACttattatatattgttgaatCAGCAACTGAAACCTCATCGGAAAATCTCATCAGGACTGGATTTCGTAGTCTTCAGCTGATTGTATCAGATTTTTTGCCCTCGATGCCAtgtcaatatttaaaatgctgcATTAATGTTGTCACAAAGTTTGGGTTACAAACTCAAGATTTCAATATAAGCCTCACTGCAATCGGGCTGTTGTGGAGTGTCTCTGATTTTATGTTTCAAAACAGTGAAAGAAtaagtgaaaatttatcaaaggAAGAAAATAGCACCGAATCTCCTACAATGGAAGAATTATGGTTGGATTTATTTGTTAAAATAAGTGAATTGTGTATGGATGGCAGACCAGCTGTGAGGAAGAGTGCAGGACAGACGATGTTCTCAACTATATCCACCCACGGTTCAATTCTGGTTCCTGCTGCTTGGGATAAAGCAATTTGGgatgttttatttgttttaatggATAATGTACAAAATGCCTGTGACTCTGCGTCACAGGAAAGAAGCAATAATGACATACTAATGCATCATTCCAGGGATACGGCACAGAAACAGTGGCAGGAAACACTTGTTCTAACTTTGGCTGGATTATCAAgaatatttaaactcaaacaaaACATTCTCACTGACCTACCAAGATTTTCCAAAGCATGGGAAAAACTTTTTGCATATCTTGAAAAAGCTGCATTGTGTAATAGTTCTGAAGTATCTGGAGCAGCAATGTGCAGTTTTGAAGATGTGTTATTGTCAGATTTATCAAAGGGATTGGAGAGTGAAAATACACAGCTGTGGGTTCAAGCGTGGGAAACTTGGTGTCGAATAGGTGTAAGTGTTACAAAATCTCCCTCAAGCGATGTTGAAGATCTGGATAATGTTATTTCACAAAGCTATCTGACATCATATGTGTCTCTATTTTGTACATTGTACAAACACATTCAATCCAAGTtcagtttgcaaaattttcaagatCTTGAGAATGTTCTTGTCGGTGCTGTGACAATACCAGTACGATGGGATTCTGCAGCATTTGAATTACCTGTACTTTCTGGTTTTCACCTCACACCCTTACAGGATGAAGTTATACGTTCTATCAACTTggttcaaaaaaatatttcatcagaaTCCGATGATGAAATGTATCCAGCAATATTTcgatatttgttgaaaaatgtagaaTATGCGTCTAAACCTCCTAGATATGGTAAATTATCTGACAAGATTTTACAAAATGGAAAACATAAATGGTTATGTCCTAATTGCACACCGTTTGCAGAATATTCAATGGGGTTGGCTGTAGAGCTGTACAAGAAAACAGCATGTCACAAATCAGTCATACAACATGATGTGCTGACATTGATCCTATCAGCCTTGCATATACCATTATCGAAGAGGCATAATGCCAAAACTAAGTCAACTTGGCTGTTGGCAGTGGACTCGTTAATGCATGTTATGCAAACTGGAATGCCGGTTGTTAGACAGTATTCCCAGTCTTCCTATTTTGATAAACTTTGGGATGTTTTATATCAGTgcattgaaaattttcttttccCAGTGTCACAAACACCTGCTGACTTATCGGTTGAGGAGCAAGCGACTCAGGAAAAACTAGATGTGAAGCTTGTGCAATTGCTAAAAAATGAGGTCCTTCCACATAACTCtagtataccaagtaaatttattTCCAATATCATCGAGATGCTCAACAAAGGTTCTAGTCACATTGTCACCATGAACAATACTGATATTCATGTTCATGGAGCGAGAGAATTATTTCGACAAGCTTGTTTTGATACGCTTCTTCAATTTTCTATCATCACCAAGAAATCAAATTCCAAAAGCAATGATTCTCATAATTCGCATTCTACTGAACTAACTGATTTGTCATTGGAAAGTTTGATCAAGCAATGTCACACGTCTCTATTGTCATACTTAGAACAGGACCGATTAACATTGCGCTATCCAATTCCACAAGAGCAAGTTAATGATACGATGCGACTTTTACAGTTCATGGATACTCTACTTAAGTCATTGATTGAGAATCCTAAATCTGCAGATCAATCTTTTTGGAAACAATTTTTGGATCTTTATCCAGTGTTGGTAAACTGTATATCATGTTCATCACCAGAGTTTCGAACATGGATCGCCAAACTTCTTTTGCATTATAAcacttttattaaaattgagCACTTATGCGTTTGA
- the LOC120327881 gene encoding dolichol kinase-like: MEYEYGVLLVSCTPSILGLYNKTDDKELRHTALILGVLALVTGVLEKIKLPVALSRNGSPGLFYGYVVVAAVLLQCSMNQEMHAKQFMAMSMELTHFSIWMILFSLTSWLFKCSSATINSYIRDFALVTIIGYFMHAALNLPINLTLFLRVVSCLVVIKITSYYLPNCFTLGEMLLLYNLLTTFLLNVTYFESNFEITVIATWVLFFVMLFLMSLIPICLVGIMSTWYFYSSGFLLLACLLIVLSESIVPNAIHWTIDFLWANWPHRQLLLISWLIEIFITVLYVTFWRDHNGKSSTSERKIFHIIILLTYIPGIWYDIPLLLLCSVGSVCILLILETMRVLKIPPLEKVLNDSLSVFIDAQDSGCLILTPVYLLLGQSLPIWISCLQDPSLLTNPNSKVPIAAYSGILSVGLGDTAASVIGSNFGRHRWMGTNKTVEGTFAAFFAQSAFVIFLSETNSLIYVFIAILSVSLIEAFTCQIDNLILPSYMFFLLNVQSS, translated from the coding sequence ATGGAATACGAATATGGAGTGTTATTAGTTAGTTGTACACCAAGTATATTAGGACTGTATAACAAAACAGATGATAAGGAATTGAGACATACTGCACTTATCCTTGGGGTGCTAGCACTTGTTACTGGTGTCTTAGAAAAGATCAAATTGCCTGTTGCTCTCTCTAGAAATGGATCACCTGGTCTGTTCTATGgatatgttgttgttgctgcAGTACTCCTACAATGTTCGATGAACCAAGAAATGCATGCAAAACAGTTTATGGCTATGAGTATGGAACTCACACACTTCTCTATATGgatgattttgttttctttgacATCATGGCTGTTTAAGTGTTCTTCGGCAACGATTAATTCATACATCAGGGATTTTGCTTTGGTGACCATAATTGGGTATTTCATGCACGCTGCTTTGAATTTGCCAATAAACTTGACATTGTTTTTAAGAGTCGTATCCTGTTTGGTGGTCATTAAGATTACCTCGTATTATCTTCCCAATTGTTTTACGTTGGGTGAAATGCTCTTACTCTATAATTTGCTGACAACATTTCTGTTGAATGTGActtattttgaatcaaattttgaaatcactGTAATTGCTACTTGggtattattttttgtaatgcTTTTTCTCATGTCACTAATTCCTATTTGCTTAGTTGGTATTATGTCCACTTGGTACTTTTATTCATCTGGCTTTCTTCTGTTGGCATGTTTACTTATTGTTTTATCAGAATCTATTGTTCCAAATGCAATTCATTGGACTATTGATTTTTTATGGGCTAATTGGCCGCACAGGCAATTGTTGTTAATTTCATGGCTGATAGAAATCTTCATAACTGTATTGTATGTTACCTTTTGGAGGGATCACAATGGGAAGTCATCAACTTCTGAAAGAAAGATTTTTCACATCATAATTTTACTAACTTATATTCCTGGTATTTGGTACGATATTCCTCTACTTCTCCTCTGCTCAGTTGGTTCTGTTTGCATATTGTTGATCCTGGAGACAATGCGGGTTTTAAAAATTCCGCCACTTGAAAAAGTTTTAAACGATAGCCTTTCTGTGTTCATTGACGCTCAAGACTCTGGTTGTTTAATCTTAACCCCGGTTTATCTACTTTTGGGCCAGTCTTTACCAATATGGATATCTTGCCTCCAAGACCCCAGTTTACTAACGAACCCTAACTCTAAAGTGCCAATCGCTGCATACAGTGGAATTTTATCAGTTGGGTTAGGAGACACTGCAGCTTCTGTCATTGGCTCTAATTTTGGAAGGCACCGATGGATGGGAACCAACAAAACAGTAGAAGGGACATTTGCTGCCTTTTTTGCACAATCAGCATTTGTGATCTTCTTGTCTGAAACTAATAGtttaatatatgtttttatAGCAATTTTGTCAGTCTCTTTAATAGAAGCATTTACATGTCAAATTGATAATTTAATTCTTCCTTCATATATGTTCTTTTTATTAAATGTACAATCGTCATAA